The Pedobacter ginsengisoli region TTCGAAATTACACTGTATGCATCTGAACCAGACATAGGAAAACCAATCAACATGGAGTTTGATGAAAAAGGCAGGCTATGGGTCACCCAATCATCTGAATATCCTATGGCGGCAGCTCCCGCAAAAGGTCATGATAAAATAACCATACTGGAAGATTCAGATGGAGATGGTAAGGCAGATAAATTTATCCCATTTGCAGAAAATCTAAACATCCCAATTGGTTTAATCCCGGTTCGCAAAGGCGCTATTGCATTTAGTATCCCAAATATTTACCAGTTTACCGATACCAATGGAGATTGGAAATCAGATAAAAAAAAAGTAATCTTAGGTGAATTTGGTCACCAGGATACGCATGGGATGGTTAATAACTTTATAAGAGGTTTCGATGGATGGATCTACGCTTGCCATGGTTTTACCAATACTTCAACAATTGCAGGTACTGATGGTGATTCCATTAGGATGGTTTCAGGAAACACATTTCGTTTTCGGCCTGATGGGAGCAGGGTGGAGCAAACCTCCTATGGTCGTGTTAACCCATTTGGCTATACTTTCGATGAATGGGGTTATTTATATTCAGTTGATTGTCATTCTAAACCAATTTATCAATTGATTAGAGGAGCTGAGTATCCTCATTTTGGGAAGAAGTCACCAGCAATGGGTTTTGCTCCTGAAATGATGAGTTACGAGCTTGGGTCAACAGCGCTATCTGGTTTAGTCTACTATTCTGGAGAACAATTCCCGGAAGAATACCGAAACAGTTTTTATTCAGGAGATGTGGTTACCTGCAGGATCAATAGAAATACAATGTCCTTTGCAGGCTCATCTCCGGAAGCGAAACGTCAGGAAGATTTCTTAATCAGTTCTGACCCCTGGTTCAGGCCAGTTAACATTAAAACAGGACCTGATGGCGCTTTATATATTGCTGATTTCTATAACCGTATTATTGGGCATTATGAAGTACCTCTGGATCACCCTCTGAGAGACCGTCAAAGTGGACGGATCTGGAAAATTACTTATAAAGGGGATAAAAAACATAAAGATAATAAGCTTAAAGATTGGTCAAAAGCAAGCCTTGTTGAACTGATTAAAAACTTAAACCATCCTCAACTTAATCTAAGGATGATGATTGCTAATCAAATTGTTGAAGGTTATGGTGAAAAGGCAGCTGATCAGTTAACTGTTAAACTTAAATCATCCAAAACCGATTCAAGGTCTTATGTACAGGCTTTGTGGATTTTGTTTCGTTTAAAGGCTTTGCAGGATGGAGTTTTAGACAAAGCACTCAATCATAACGATCCAGTAATTAGAGTGCATGCATATAGAATACTTGCTGAGAAAACAGCAATTTCATTAAAATATCAGCAAAAGGCATTAAATGCGTTAAAAGATACAAATACACATGTACAACGCGTTGCCGCAGAAGTGTTGGGTAAATATCCAAAAGCTGCAGCTATTAAGGCTTTACTGCCGGTTTACACTGGCTCTGGTGAACAGGATAGTCATTTAAAATACACTGTTCTATTAGCCATACGAGATAATTTAAAGCATACTGAAGTAATGAAAAGTGTTCTTGCTCAGAATTGGAATGAGGAACAGTTAAAAGTATTGATCAAAGTTATTCTTGATGTGCCATCTAAAGAAGCCGCACTATTTGCAATGACGTATCTGCAAAACCACAATTTATCGAACAATGAACTACTTTCTAATTTAGAATATATTGGTCGTTATATGGATGCCGAAAACTTGAAGAAACCTATTGAGTTTATCCAGAAAAAGTTTTCTAATGATCTTGATGTGCAGTATGTGTTGTTTAATACCATGCAGCAGGGTTTACGACAAGGGGGAGGAAAATTAACCCCCTCAATGAAAAGCTGGGGAATCAGTCTGGCAGAAAAATCATTAAAAAATAGCTTAGCTATGTCTAGTATGTGGAGTAATAAGCCACTAGAGCAAACCGGTGATCCGGTAAATCCATGGTCAACGATAAATCATGCAATTATTGCCGAGTTGCCTACTCTTAAAGTAATCTGGAGTGAGATTAATGGTTATCCTCCGACTGGTATATTGGTTTCTCCTGATTTTGTGTTACCCTCATCTTTAGCGCTTAGTGTATTTGATAACGATGTACATAACACGGAATCCAAAATAGGTATTTCAAAAAATGCTGTTCGAATTCGTTTGGCTAAATCTAAAAAGATAATTGCCTCTTATCGTGCGGTATTTCATGAAAAAATGGAAGCTAAAGAACTTATGAAATCAGTCAAATTCAATTTAGAGCCTTATAAGGGACAACTGGCATTTATTGAAGTTGTGGATAGTACCAAGACCGGATCTGTTGGTATTGGAGGATTAATGCCTGCTGTTTTAGATATTCCTGATAAAGGGGTAGCAGAAACAGCTGCGCGCTATACGTTGGCGGCTGAAATTGTAAACGATTACAAGGTATATGAGTTAGAACCAGAAATGGAAATGTTAGCAAAGGCGCGCTGGGCCGATTATAAGACTCGGGCTGCGGCTTCCATGGCTTTAATGAACTTAAACGCTGCCAAGCATAAAGCACTAATCTCCGAGATATTTTTGAGTCTTGATGAGAGTCAGTTATTAAAAGAAAAGATTGCTCAGGTAATTGCTCAGGATAATTCTGTAAGTCGACATGCCTTATTACAAAAAGGTTTTGAGGGAAGCCAGCGCAGCTTACAGCTGGCAATCGCAACTATACTTGCCAACTCTGAAAAAGGTATTGATTACCTTTTGACATCTGTTAAACAGGGTGATGTGAAATTTGATCTTTTATCTGAATTGCCGGTAAAAGAGGGGTTTGCTGCAAATATTAGCCCAAAACAACAGCAGAAATTAGATCAAATGAGCTTAGGCCAGTCTTCGGAAAGCGAAGCGCGGAAACAGTTGATAGCATCCCGTTTGTCAGCATTTGATCCTGCGGCTGTAACTGTTGAATCTGGTAAAGCAATGTTCATACAGAATTGTAGCATGTGCCACCAGATAAAAGGAAATGGGGGCATGATAGGTCCGCAGCTTGATGGTATTGGGAACTGGGGGCAAAAAGCCTTGACAGAAAAGGTATTAGATCCAAATCGGAACATTTCACAGGCTTTTAGAACATATAATATTGTTTTAGCCAACGGAAAAGTATTAACCGGTTTGTATCGCAGAGAAGAGGGTGAAGTATTGGTGTTTGCAAACCCTGGTGGTCAAGAATTTTCTGTTCCTAAAAATGAAATTAAAGAGAGAAAACCTTCCAGATACACATTAATGCCTGATCAATTTAGTAAAACCATTGCCAAAAAAGATTTTGATGCATTGCTTAAGTATTTGTTAAGTGTCAAAGAATAGATGATGAATTATCCACAATAACAAGATAAAAATGAAGAACGTAAAAAGACCACTAATTGCATGTTTAGTTGTTTGTATGTCACTACTTAACAATACTGGATCAGCACAGGTTAAAAATAAAAATGTAAAGCTGATACAGTTTAAAAAGCACATTTTAATAGATGAGTTTGTTACTGAGGGAACAGCAGTAGGTGATATAAACAAAGATGGTAAAATGGATATTGTTGCAGGACCTTACTGGTTTGAAGCACCAGATTGGAAGCGACATGAACTTGACGCGCCCAAAAAGTTTAACTGGAGAGATTCTTATAGTAATTCATTTCTTAATTACGCAATGGACGTAAATCTAGATGGTTGGTTGGATGTCATTCGTGTTGATTTTCCCGGTGAACCTGCTGTATGGTATGAAAACCCTAAGAACAAAGAAGGACATTGGAAAATGCATGCACTATATTCATCAGTAGGGAATGAGTCGCCTGCCTTTGTCGACGTTGATGGAGATGGAAGGATTGATTTATTATGTGCAGATTCTAAGGGGAACAAGATGATTTGGTTAAAAGCTCCTTCTATGAAGGGGGATACTGCATGGACAGTCAATGTAATTAGCGATGTAAAGGATAGAGGCACGCATCAATTTACACACGGTTTGGGCTATGGGGATATCAATAAAGATGGTCGATCTGATGTATTTATTAAGAGCGGGTGGTGGGAAGCACCTGAAGATCGTACACAAACTAATTGGACATGGCACCCTGCTAATTTCGGTGATGACTGTTCACAAATGTATGCTATGGATTTAGATGGGGATGGTGACATTGATGTTGTGAGCGCTTCGTCCCATAATTACGGCATCTGGTGGCATGAACAGGTAAAAGATGACCAGGGAAATATAGATTGGAAGCGTCATGAGATTTTGAAAACTTTTTCGCAAACACATGGTCTTGCAATGGTCGATGTAAACAAAGATGGGCATCCTGATCTGGTAACTGGTAAACGTTTTTATGCACATAATGGGCATGATCCAGGGGAAGAAGAGCCAGCTGTTTTATACTGGTTTGAATATAAACCAGGAAAAGTACCATCTTGGATTGCACATCAGATTGATGACAATTCGGGAATAGGCTTGCAAGTGATAACGCAAGACATGAATAAGGATAAGCTTATGGATATTGTTATAGGAAATAAGAAAGGAGTATTCTATTTTGAGCAAATAAAGAACTAGCTTTTTTTGTATATTTATGATAACCAAATGTTTAAATAATGAAAAAGCAATTGACGCTCCTGATTGTTGCGCTATCTTTATTACTCTCAGGTTGTAAAAAGAAATCTGGATCTGAAGATCCGGAAGTAGTTCGCGTTAAATTATTATCAAGAATAATAGAAGTAAGTGGATATCCAAAACCAACTACAACATTTACCATATATTCATATGATGAAAAAAAAAGGATAAGTACAATTAGCAGAGGTGGAACTGTACTTACAACTTATACCTACCATGGTGATGAGCTATTTAGTATAGAAACAAAGTCTGGCAATGACAAAAATAATTACGAATTCACTTATGCAGATGGAAGACCCAAGCAAATATTCAGCAAATTTTATACGAAGGGGGAATTAAAGTCGCAGAGAACTACCGGGAATATTTACACGGGTGATAAGATTACGGAAGTTCACGTCAATGAATCTGGTGTTGTTGCACAAAAACGATTTTTTAGGTATTCTGGTGATAATCTTGTGGGATCAGATAGTCAAACAGATATATTTACAACTAAAGAGTCGATATTTGGCTCGAAAAAAAACATGTATTTTAATTCAAGATTGAAATACTTAAATAGTATTGAAAATTTTGATAGGTTTTCGGCTAATGAATTACTTAAGGCAATTATAAAATATCCCAATGGTTCTGAACTCCGTCAGTTAAATACCTATACTTATGATGATGATGATTTCCCAAAAACGTTATTAACCGAATACAGCGATGCATCAGGTCAAAACGTGGGTACCTATAAATATACTTTTGAATACGACATGTATTAATATAAATGAAAATAATACTTCCTTTTTTTTATTTCCTGATCATATTTAATCCTTTTAGAAGTGAAGGTAGAATGTTTAATGATAAAAAGCCTTTCCCTCAGCATGCAGCATATACTAAAGGAACAATTAAGCCAAACCATAAAACTCAGGCTCAGTTGGATGCCGATGTAATTTTTGTTTATCAACGTTGGAAGAAAAACTATTTGACTGAAGATATTGGTGAAAAAGGACAATACTATATAAAGTACCAGCAAAGTGGGGCAGTTACCTGTTCTGAGGCCCATGGCTATGGAATGGTTACTCTGGCTTATATGGCCGGAGCCGATTCTAAGGCCAGGGACTATTTCGATGGAATGTTCCATTTTTTTAAAGCTCACCCAAGTAATGGCAATTCAAAATTAATGAATTGGCAGCAGGCGATAAAAGATGGTAAGGTTGTGTCTGTAGGGCGTAGCTGTGCGACTGATGGCGACATGGATATTGCCTATGCATTATTATTGGCTGATAAACAGTGGGGCAGCAGTGGAAAAATAAATTATAAAGCCGAGGCAATTTCAATTATTAATGCTTTGAAAGCATCGATTATACACGCTAAATATAAAACTTTAAAAATGGGAGATTGGGCAGGAGAGGAAGGATCCCGAAGTACAGATGGAACCAGACCATCTGATTTTATGTTTCAGCATATTAAATCATATAAAAAATTTACGGGAGATGAGGTATGGGATACAGTAATCCAAAATTCGTACGGCATAGTTAATCACATATTTAATAAATTTAGTAGTCAAACCGGTCTACTTCCTGATTTTGCTGAATACAAGAGTGGAAATTTTATTCCTGCAGTGGGTAAATTATTAGAAGCACCTACTGATGGTTGTTACTCTTACAATGCTGCCCGAACCCCCTGGAGGCTGGCAACCGATTATTTAACTACGGGCAATACTACTCTAAAAAATCAACTTACCACTTTAAACTCATGGATTAGAAATGAAACGTCTGATGATCCTGGCCGTATTCGTTCAGGATACCAGTTGGATGGTAAAATGATGGATGGCAGAAACTATCAGGACCTTACCTATCAATCTCCATTTATGGTCAGTGCTATGATTGATTCAAAGAATCAGCAATGGTTAAACAAACTTTGGGATAATGCTGTTAAAAACAACAAAAGCTACTTTGGCGATTCCATTACCATGTTATGTATGATTAC contains the following coding sequences:
- a CDS encoding PVC-type heme-binding CxxCH protein, with protein sequence MKLKQSILMFCILLASSGCNMSKKTSQGNVKGITNPDQKQFAEHIRTTEFQTPEQERAGFKLPPGFEITLYASEPDIGKPINMEFDEKGRLWVTQSSEYPMAAAPAKGHDKITILEDSDGDGKADKFIPFAENLNIPIGLIPVRKGAIAFSIPNIYQFTDTNGDWKSDKKKVILGEFGHQDTHGMVNNFIRGFDGWIYACHGFTNTSTIAGTDGDSIRMVSGNTFRFRPDGSRVEQTSYGRVNPFGYTFDEWGYLYSVDCHSKPIYQLIRGAEYPHFGKKSPAMGFAPEMMSYELGSTALSGLVYYSGEQFPEEYRNSFYSGDVVTCRINRNTMSFAGSSPEAKRQEDFLISSDPWFRPVNIKTGPDGALYIADFYNRIIGHYEVPLDHPLRDRQSGRIWKITYKGDKKHKDNKLKDWSKASLVELIKNLNHPQLNLRMMIANQIVEGYGEKAADQLTVKLKSSKTDSRSYVQALWILFRLKALQDGVLDKALNHNDPVIRVHAYRILAEKTAISLKYQQKALNALKDTNTHVQRVAAEVLGKYPKAAAIKALLPVYTGSGEQDSHLKYTVLLAIRDNLKHTEVMKSVLAQNWNEEQLKVLIKVILDVPSKEAALFAMTYLQNHNLSNNELLSNLEYIGRYMDAENLKKPIEFIQKKFSNDLDVQYVLFNTMQQGLRQGGGKLTPSMKSWGISLAEKSLKNSLAMSSMWSNKPLEQTGDPVNPWSTINHAIIAELPTLKVIWSEINGYPPTGILVSPDFVLPSSLALSVFDNDVHNTESKIGISKNAVRIRLAKSKKIIASYRAVFHEKMEAKELMKSVKFNLEPYKGQLAFIEVVDSTKTGSVGIGGLMPAVLDIPDKGVAETAARYTLAAEIVNDYKVYELEPEMEMLAKARWADYKTRAAASMALMNLNAAKHKALISEIFLSLDESQLLKEKIAQVIAQDNSVSRHALLQKGFEGSQRSLQLAIATILANSEKGIDYLLTSVKQGDVKFDLLSELPVKEGFAANISPKQQQKLDQMSLGQSSESEARKQLIASRLSAFDPAAVTVESGKAMFIQNCSMCHQIKGNGGMIGPQLDGIGNWGQKALTEKVLDPNRNISQAFRTYNIVLANGKVLTGLYRREEGEVLVFANPGGQEFSVPKNEIKERKPSRYTLMPDQFSKTIAKKDFDALLKYLLSVKE
- a CDS encoding FG-GAP repeat domain-containing protein, translated to MKNVKRPLIACLVVCMSLLNNTGSAQVKNKNVKLIQFKKHILIDEFVTEGTAVGDINKDGKMDIVAGPYWFEAPDWKRHELDAPKKFNWRDSYSNSFLNYAMDVNLDGWLDVIRVDFPGEPAVWYENPKNKEGHWKMHALYSSVGNESPAFVDVDGDGRIDLLCADSKGNKMIWLKAPSMKGDTAWTVNVISDVKDRGTHQFTHGLGYGDINKDGRSDVFIKSGWWEAPEDRTQTNWTWHPANFGDDCSQMYAMDLDGDGDIDVVSASSHNYGIWWHEQVKDDQGNIDWKRHEILKTFSQTHGLAMVDVNKDGHPDLVTGKRFYAHNGHDPGEEEPAVLYWFEYKPGKVPSWIAHQIDDNSGIGLQVITQDMNKDKLMDIVIGNKKGVFYFEQIKN
- a CDS encoding glycosyl hydrolase family 8, with amino-acid sequence MKIILPFFYFLIIFNPFRSEGRMFNDKKPFPQHAAYTKGTIKPNHKTQAQLDADVIFVYQRWKKNYLTEDIGEKGQYYIKYQQSGAVTCSEAHGYGMVTLAYMAGADSKARDYFDGMFHFFKAHPSNGNSKLMNWQQAIKDGKVVSVGRSCATDGDMDIAYALLLADKQWGSSGKINYKAEAISIINALKASIIHAKYKTLKMGDWAGEEGSRSTDGTRPSDFMFQHIKSYKKFTGDEVWDTVIQNSYGIVNHIFNKFSSQTGLLPDFAEYKSGNFIPAVGKLLEAPTDGCYSYNAARTPWRLATDYLTTGNTTLKNQLTTLNSWIRNETSDDPGRIRSGYQLDGKMMDGRNYQDLTYQSPFMVSAMIDSKNQQWLNKLWDNAVKNNKSYFGDSITMLCMITASGNWWLP